One Camelus dromedarius isolate mCamDro1 chromosome 6, mCamDro1.pat, whole genome shotgun sequence genomic region harbors:
- the CASP8AP2 gene encoding CASP8-associated protein 2 isoform X1, with the protein MAADDDNGDGTSLYDVFSASPLKNNDEGSLDIYAELDSAVSDNASKSCVPSRNCLDLYEEILTEEGTAKEATYNDLQVEYGKCQLQMKELMKKFKEIQTQNFSLKNENQSLKKNISALIKTARVEINRKDEEINNLHQRLSKFPHFRNNHKTSRTSDIVKIKDLKSKSPHLDDCSKTDHRVKNDVSKDAHHSTSLPNLEKEGKSHSEKKSTSHLPISNEKHCANGIWSRSHYQVGEGSSNEENRRGRKDSRHSQYSRGTERIRKDLNSSCSDGEPRNMEASQRLQGHPEKHGKGEPKAESKNSKFKSNIDLDYKNERISSSWDKESSRDRSHTRLESQSDRKLERQSERSQNISRKELKLQDKEERKGDQKPKSVVKDQDHWRRSERPSLPHSKNEIAKSHNSNKYHLEERRGREDCKRDRAVSNHSFQEGRCPSSLSTSKTHKHVDSKDIDAVHQWENTPLRAERHRTEDKRKRERESREENRHMRNEKRIPTEHLQKTNRESKNTTDLKRQNEPKNDKAEASNDVSEGADNKELAMKAESGPNEPQNKDFKLSFMEKLNLTLSPAKKQPVSQDNQHKITNTPKSSDICDLESLVQTETVTCVPSVGEHIIEETKLELLEPKDAPSAASEPRTSISERNIEEENRLLVESVENSVHCDMPICGTETSFSAPVEMEQTESLFPSSTEIEQTITSGATAAVPVAVDTLQTNVPQNFGLESDTKRNDDLNSCSISEDIEMKEAFSTKVTKSSESILQPSIEEAGILPVVLSEDDKPKCETSLVDPPLVESKSCHLEPCLPKETLESSLQQTELMDHRMEIGETNSVYHDDENSVLSIDLTQLRPIPEAISPLNSPVRPIAKVLRLESPSQVPLYNNHHKDVFPPNSAHPTSKSQSDLNKENQKPTGKSDKFPEADSHKDSSLDELEEGEIISDSEKSKSQKSCEKSANPRASAEVQNTKTSPGSRKSTVHLGKDNRKVPSVKTHQTKSKWNKRQSESRRSARTEKKDRSVSTSGLGKTLPTVAAPSSVQDVMHMLRTIRKHVRKNYMKFKVKFSLKQFHRIIESAILSFTSLIKHLNLSKISKSVATLQKNLCDVIESKLQQVKKNGIVDRLFEQQLPDMKKKLWKFVDEQLDYLFAKLKKILIKFCDSINFGSDSDEGKLEKIHKEKAQYSNCQKKNGDNSSKEMLKEKSSKSEDSDYCKSLVGCKKSEEKHQEQNNSNVNTVKHDIKKNINTCSDNIKNPQSKEHSLESNSLGTPKLGKIEASTMEDTQTSQHAALKPERSFEILTEQQASSLTFNLVSDAQMGEIFKSLLQGSDLLDSSVNCNEKSEWELKTPEKQLLESLKCESIPACTTEELVTGVVSPCPKMISDDNWSLLSSEKGPSLSSGLSLPVHPDVLDENCMFEVSTNIALSKDNVCSSEKSKPCISSILLEDLAVSLTVPSPLKSDGHLSFLKPEALSSSTPEEVISAHFSEDALLEEEDASEQDIHLALESDNSSSKSSCSSSWTNRSVAPGFQYHPNLPMHAVIMEKSNDHFIVKIRHTTPSTSQSLKQNVVADESSPRTEKEADEAAEKEYTSCQDRIFKSAEELKSSSKNVESSKLACEEQDCVIQTEVPDIYEFLKDASGKVDHSTDVAEECFKLHQVWERKGPESIEELPPVEEIPHSIEHHLPNTYIDLTKDPGTETKNLGEFIDVTVLNIDQLGCSKDNLDQNAPILASMQPDTVDAFIDLTQDVSSDSKNEDNDPALAVEDLGCQVICIDEENAKDEKVEVANGPLECIVEVASINLTSESPGLGEVKKDDSKSEAVSNSDSSELPGALDNAHKKRKNPSDLNDSFHKKQRKETDLPSREKTKKITQDSGENGEGHRKKANKKKAPAVTKDPSSLKASPGTKDTSALDTSLTSLSAKNVIKKKGKIIVSWTRNDDREILLECQKRGPSLKTFSHLAAKLNKNPYQVSERFQQLMKLFEKSKCR; encoded by the exons cttctcctcttaaaaataatgatgaaggTTCTTTGGACATATATGCTGAGTTGGACAGTGCTGTTTCTG acaATGCTTCCAAATCCTGTGTACCATCCAGAAATTGTTTGGATTTATATGAAGAAATCCTGACTGAAGAAGGAACTGCAAAGGAGGCAACATATAATGAT CTGCAGGTAGAATATGGAAAATGTCAGCTGCAAATGAAAGAGCTGATGAAAAAGTTTAAGGAAATACAGACACAG aatttcagcttaaaaaatgaaaaccagtcTCTTAAGAAAAATATCTCAGCACTTATCAAAACTGCCAGAGTGGAAATAAACCGCAaggatgaagaaataaataatcttCACCAAAG ATTGTCCAAGTTTCCACATTTTCGAAATAATCATAAAACTTCAAGGACTTCGGatatagttaaaataaaagaTCTTAAATCCAAGTCACCCCATTTGGATGATTGTTCAAAGACTGATCACAGAGTGAAAAATGATGTTTCTAAAGATGCACATCATAGCACTTCACTGCCaaaccttgaaaaggaaggaaaatcacaTTCTGAAAAAAAGAGCACTTCGCATTTGCCTATATCTAATGAAAAACACTGTGCCAATGGCATTTGGTCACGTTCCCACTATCAAGTTGGTGAGGGTAGTTCAAATGAGGAGAatagaagagggagaaaagataGTAGACATAGCCAGTATAGCAGAGGGACTGAGAGAATACGAAAAGACTTAAACAGCAGCTGTAGTGATGGTGAACCAAGGAACATGGAAGCCAGTCAGAGGCTACAAGGACATCCTGAGAAACACGGTAAAGGTGAACCAAAGGCTGAAAGCAAAAATTCTAAGTTTAAAAGTAACATAGATTTGGATTATAAAAATGAACGCATTAGCTCTTCTTGGGACAAAGAGAGCTCTAGAGACAGATCACACACTCGACTAGAATCTCAAAGTGACAGAAAACTTGAAAGACAAAGTGAAAGATCACAAAATATAAGTAGGAAAGAACTTAAATTGCaagacaaagaagagagaaaaggtgaTCAAAAACCTAAATCAGTAGTAAAAGACCAGGATCATTGGAGAAGATCTGAACGACCATCACTTCCTCATTCCAAGAATGAAATAGCAAAATCTCATAATTCAAATAAATACCActtagaagagagaagagggagggaagattGTAAAAGAGACAGGGCTGTAAGTAACCACAGTTTTCAAGAAGGAAGATGTCCGTCTTCCCTTTCAACCAGTAAAACTCACAAACACGTTGACTCCAAGGACATTGATGCTGTGCACCAATGGGAAAATACCCCTTTAAGAGCAGAAAGGCATAGAACTGAAGATAAGAGGAAACGAGAACGAGagagcagagaagaaaacaggcatatgagaaatgaaaaaagaataccTACAGAACATTTGCAGAAGACTAACAGAGAAAGTAAGAATACTACTGATTTAAAGAGACAGAATGAGCCAAAAAATGACAAAGCTGAAGCCTCTAATGATGTTTCCGAAGGAGCAGATAATAAAGAACTTGCAATGAAAGCTGAGAGTGGTCCAAATGAACCACAAAACAAAGACTTCAAGTTGAGTTTTATGGAAAAATTGAACTTAACTCTTTCTCCTGCTAAAAAGCAGCCTGTTTCTCAGGATAATCAACATAAAATAACCAATACTCCCAAATCCAGTGACATATGTGATTTGGAGTCCTTGGTGCAGACTGAAACAGTGACATGTGTTCCTTCTGTTGGTGAACATATCATAGAGGAAACCAAATTAGAGTTATTGGAACCAAAGGATGCTCCTTCAGCAGCATCTGAACCCAGGACCAGTATTTCAGAAAGGAAtatagaagaagaaaatagaTTGTTAGTTGAATCTGTTGAGAATTCTGTGCATTGTGACATGCCCATTTGTGGTACAGAGACTTCCTTCTCAGCCCCTGTGGAAATGGAACAAACAGAATCCTTATTTCCATCatcaacagaaatagaacaaaccaTTACTAGTGGGGCAACGGCAGCAGTTCCTGTGGCAGTGGACACATTACAAACAAATGTTCCTCAAAACTTTGGCTTGGAATCAGATACCAAAAGAAATGATGACTTAAATTCTTGTAGTATTTCTGAAGATATAGAAATGAAGGAGGCTTTTTCAACAAAAGTGACCAAATCCAGTGAGAGCATTTTGCAGCCGTCAATTGAAGAAGCTGGCATTTTGCCAGTAGTCCTTTCAGAAGATGATAAACCAAAATGTGAGACTTCTCTTGTAGATCCACCACTGGTTGAAAGTAAGTCTTGTCATTTGGAGCCTTGCTTACCTAAAGAGACTCTAGAATCTTCACTTCAGCAAACTGAGTTAATGGACCACAGAATGGAAATTGGTGAAACAAACTCAGTATATCATGATGATGAGAACTCGGTTCTGAGCATTGACCTTACTCAATTGAGACCTATTCCAGAAGCCATCAGTCCTCTCAATAGTCCGGTGAGACCCATAGCAAAAGTTCTTAGACTGGAAAGCCCATCTCAAGTTCCATTATATAATAATCATCATAAAG ATGTGTTTCCACCAAATTCAGCTCATCCTACCTCCAAGAGTCAGTCTGATCTCAATAAGGAAAATCAAAAGCCAACTGGCAAATCTGACAAATTTCCAGAAGCAGACTCCCACAAGGATTCATCTTTAGATGAATTAGAAGAAGGAGAAATTATAAGTGACAGCGAAAAATCTAAATCACAAAAAAGTTGTGAAAAAAGTGCCAACCCCAGAGCTTCTGCTGAAGTGCAAAACACAAAGACTAGCCCAGGAAGTAGGAAAAGTACTGTGCATTTGGGTAAAGACAATAGGAAGGTACCATCTGTGAAAACCCATCAGACCAAAAGCAAATGGAATAAAAGACAGAGTGAATCTAGAAGATCTGcaagaactgaaaagaaagataGGTCAGTGAGCACTTCCGGCCTGGGAAAAACACTTCCAACTGTTGCTGCACCCTCTTCTGTCCAAGATGTTATGCACATGTTACGGACGATAAGAAAGCATGTAaggaaaaattacatgaaattcaaggtaaaattttcattaaaacagTTTCATAGAATTATTGAGTCAGCAATTTTGAGTTTTACATCACTAATTAAACACCTTAACTTATCCAAAATCTCTAAGTCAGTGGCTACTTTACAGAAGAATCTCTGTGATGTTATAGAATCCAAACTTCAGCAAGTTAAAAAGAATGGCATAGTGGATCGTTTATTTGAACAGCAGTTAccagatatgaaaaaaaaactctGGAAGTTTGTAGATGAACAACTTGATTATTTGTTTGCAAAGCTTAAGAAAATCTTAATAAAGTTCTGTGACTCTATAAACTTTGGCAGTGACAGTGATGAAGgaaaacttgaaaagatacataaagaGAAAGCACAGTATTCAAATTGTCAGAAGAAGAATGGAGATAACTCCAgcaaagaaatgttgaaagagaAGTCCTCCAAATCAGAAGATTCTGACTACTGTAAGTCATTAGTAGGATGTAAAAAATCCGAGGAAAAACATCAAGAGCAAAATAATTCCAACGTTAACACAGTAAagcatgacattaaaaaaaatattaacacttGCTCTGATAATATTAAGAACCCTCAATCCAAAGAACACTCCTTGGAATCAAACAGTCTGGGCACTCCAAAGCTGGGGAAAATTGAAGCCAGCACCATGGAGGACACACAGACGTCCCAGCACGCTGCTTTGAAGCCAGAACGCAGTTTTGAGATTCTTACTGAGCAGCAAGCATCTAGCCTTACTTTTAATTTAGTGAGTGATGCACAGatgggagaaatatttaaaagtttgttGCAGGGTTCTGATCTTTTGGACAGCAGTGTTAACTGTAATGAAAAAAGTGAGTGGGAGTTAAAGACACCAGAGAAACAGCTGCTAGAGAGTCTTAAGTGTGAATCTATACCAGCTTGTACAACAGAAGAGCTAGTTACAGGGGTGGTCTCTCCCTGTCCTAAGATGATTAGTGATGATAATTGGTCATTACTCTCATCTGAGAAAGGTCCATCTCTGTCTTCAGGGCTTTCATTGCCAGTTCATCCTGATGTGTTGGATGAAAATTGCATGTTTGAAGTGTCCACTAACATAGCTTTAAGTAAGGATAATGTATGTAGTTCAGAAAAGAGCAAGCCCTGCATCTCTTCCATACTTCTTGAAGATCTAGCAGTCTCTTTAACAGTCCCATCACCTCTGAAGTCAGATGGTCATCTCAGTTTCTTAAAGCCAGAAGCTTTGTCTAGTTCAACTCCTGAAGAAGTTATTAGTGCCCATTTTAGTGAAGATGCCTTACTTGAGGAAGAGGATGCATCTGAACAGGATATTCATTTAGCCTTGGAATCTGATAATTCAAGCAGTAAATCAAGTTGTTCTTCATCATGGACAAACCGGTCTGTTGCTCCAGGCTTCCAGTACCACCCTAATTTACCCATGCATGCTGTCATAATGGAAAAGTCTAATGATCACTTCATTGTGAAAATACGGCATACGACACCATCTACCTCACAGAGCCTTAAACAGAACGTGGTGGCCGATGAATCTTCACCCAGAACGGAAAAGGAAGCTGATGAAGCAGCAGAGAAAGAATATACTTCATGTCAggacagaatttttaaatcagcGGAGGAATTGAAAAGTTCCAGTAAAAATGTTGAGAGCAGTAAACTAGCTTGTGAAGAACAGGACTGTGTGATACAAACAGAGGTTCCTGATATATATGAATTTCTTAAAGATGCTTCAGGTAAAGTGGATCATAGTACTGATGTGGCTGAAGAATGTTTCAAGTTGCATCAAGTATGGGAACGAAAAGGGCCCGAAAGCATTGAAGAATTGCCTCCAGTGGAAGAAATTCCACATTCTATTGAGCATCATCTTCCTAACACATATATAGACCTCACAAAAGATCCAGGAACAGAGACCAAAAACTTGGGGGAATTCATAGACGTAACCGTTTTAAATATTGATCAATTAGGATGTTCTAAAGACAATTTGGACCAAAATGCCCCCATATTAGCCAGTATGCAGCCTGATACTGTAGATGCTTTTATTGATTTGACACAAGATGTTTCAAGTGACAGTAAAAATGAAGATAACGATCCTGCTTTAGCTGTTGAAGACTTGGGGTGTCAGGTGATATGTATAGATGAAGAGAATGCTAAGGACGAGAAGGTGGAAGTGGCAAACGGGCCTCTGGAATGCATCGTGGAGGTAGCCAGTATCAACTTAACCTCGGAATCCCCTGGTTTGGGTGAAGTGAAAAAGGATGATTCAAAATCAGAGGCAGTATCAAATTCTGATAGTTCAGAGTTGCCTGGGGCTTTGGATAATgctcacaaaaagagaaaaaaccctTCTGATCTAAATGATTCTTTTCacaaaaaacagagaaaggaaacagacttaccCAGTAGGGAAAAGACCAAGAAAATTACCCAAGACTCTGGTGAGAATGGTGAAGGTCACCGAAAGAAAGCCAATAAGAAAAAGGCCCCTGCAGTTACTAAAGATCCCTCATCATTAAAGGCAAGCCCAGGCACTAAGGATACATCAGCACTTGACACTTCTCTTACAAGCCTTTCTGCAAAGAATGTtattaaaaagaagggaaaaattatAGTTTCATGGACAAG AAATGATGACCGGGAAATTTTATTGGAGTGTCAGAAAAGAGGGccatctttgaaaacattttctcatttagcTGCCAAGTTGAATAAAAATCCTTATCAG gtCTCAGAAAGATTCCAGCAGCTAATGAAGCTCTTTGAAAAGTCAAAATGCAG ATAA